In Rubrivirga marina, the following are encoded in one genomic region:
- a CDS encoding GNAT family N-acetyltransferase: MRQRTPLRMRAVRLELLSARLDHMAGELDAPERLSSLLDAEVPKSCLPGSTIATPWRISMSGGSRTDRPPWGGTGGMPSLVRRPRNRDASSARGGYPGPPEPNGAVEIGSSTAPERQGNGFATELAQAPVERALTAPEVARVVAHTTVENVASVRVLERCGFAPMGPGADVGTVRCEGARC, encoded by the coding sequence ATGCGTCAGCGCACTCCCCTGCGGATGCGGGCGGTCCGCCTTGAACTCCTCTCAGCCAGACTCGATCACATGGCCGGCGAACTCGACGCTCCGGAACGGCTCTCCTCGCTCCTCGATGCGGAGGTGCCGAAGAGTTGCCTCCCGGGGAGTACGATCGCGACGCCGTGGCGTATTTCCATGAGCGGTGGTTCCAGGACGGACCGGCCGCCGTGGGGTGGTACGGGTGGTATGCCATCTCTCGTCCGGAGGCCGAGGAACCGAGACGCCTCATCGGCGCGGGGGGGCTATCCCGGCCCACCCGAGCCCAACGGCGCCGTAGAGATCGGATCCTCTACCGCCCCAGAGCGCCAGGGGAACGGATTCGCGACCGAGCTCGCGCAGGCCCCCGTCGAGCGGGCGCTGACGGCCCCCGAAGTCGCGCGCGTCGTCGCCCACACGACGGTTGAGAACGTGGCGTCGGTCCGAGTGCTGGAGCGGTGCGGGTTTGCGCCGATGGGACCGGGCGCGGACGTGGGGACGGTGCGGTGCGAGGGGGCGCGGTGCTAG
- a CDS encoding LysR family transcriptional regulator → MITSEDLRFFSVIARSGSVAAAARRLGVTPSAAGQRLAALEQRVGVRLADRDRRGLRLTDEGRLLADRAAPLVTEIDDLSDALAARREEVGGHLHVVASLGFGRRHVAPLAARFREHYPAVTLDLTLTAARVPAAAYDLWVHIGELRETSLVGRRLAPNDRWLVAAPAYLADAGTPAAPVDLVDHAPLVLRENEEDTSLWRFTRDGREDAVRVTPALASNDGEVLRTWALDGLGMMVRSEWHVADDVRAGRLVRVLPEYTLPPADVTALLGSRRGRSARTQAFLDLLLDALDPAPWRGSEGVGNSKEPSARPALPEAPTSSCRRGRA, encoded by the coding sequence GTGATCACGTCGGAGGACCTCCGCTTCTTCTCTGTCATCGCGCGATCCGGCTCGGTCGCCGCCGCCGCCCGCCGGCTCGGCGTGACGCCCTCGGCGGCCGGCCAGCGGCTGGCAGCGCTGGAGCAGCGCGTTGGGGTCCGCCTCGCCGACCGCGACCGGCGGGGGCTCCGCCTGACCGACGAGGGCCGCCTCCTCGCCGACCGCGCCGCGCCTCTCGTGACCGAGATCGACGACCTCTCCGACGCGCTCGCCGCCCGTCGCGAGGAGGTCGGCGGTCACCTCCACGTCGTGGCCTCCCTCGGCTTCGGGCGGCGCCACGTGGCTCCTCTCGCCGCCCGGTTCCGCGAGCACTACCCCGCCGTCACGCTCGACCTCACGCTCACCGCTGCCCGGGTACCGGCGGCGGCGTACGACCTCTGGGTCCACATCGGCGAGCTCCGCGAGACCTCGCTCGTCGGCCGCCGCCTGGCCCCGAACGACCGGTGGCTCGTCGCCGCGCCGGCCTACCTCGCAGACGCCGGCACGCCTGCCGCCCCGGTCGACCTCGTAGACCATGCCCCCCTCGTGCTCCGCGAGAACGAGGAGGACACGTCGCTCTGGCGGTTCACGCGCGACGGCCGGGAGGACGCCGTGCGCGTCACGCCCGCCCTCGCGTCGAACGACGGCGAGGTGCTGCGGACCTGGGCCCTCGACGGCCTCGGTATGATGGTTCGATCCGAGTGGCACGTGGCCGACGATGTCCGAGCCGGCCGCCTCGTCCGCGTCCTCCCCGAGTACACCCTCCCCCCCGCCGACGTCACGGCCCTCCTCGGGTCCCGACGCGGCCGCTCGGCGCGGACGCAGGCGTTCCTCGACCTCCTGCTCGACGCGCTCGATCCTGCGCCATGGCGAGGTTCAGAGGGCGTTGGGAACAGCAAGGAGCCCTCTGCGCGCCCAGCGCTACCTGAGGCGCCCACAAGTTCTTGCCGGCGTGGTCGTGCCTAG
- a CDS encoding T9SS type A sorting domain-containing protein, which translates to MLWAVLLFAGTPPAATQDAPVVLTVSVDHSADARLVQGRPALVVAQLLHRQAFTPEAEPVTVVPVGGGWAGAFRLDVADAQGQPALWPFEAATAPAGAVQVTGEEGATWAWALSSDATAALVPGAYTLRLTLDAMALGLTDDVSAPMIEVTVEAAPSSPTADDVAAHALRVAEVAAARGRTAEALAALEALVTEQPFHVGARLRQALLLRVERPVAALAAVLFAVEGLPEADGAEPPAVLYALQNELVHAVETATEFEVTLAEKPPTHPLAGRGSAQAFELDGISGREVVLRRGVTYTFRLAGVPAATPFGLATDEAGAAPYTAGVVGAPASDGDLVTVTPDEATPAVLYYGSPEAPYAGWRLHVETATPTADEPDPWDPTQGALALSPPSPNPTHGPLTLHLAAPVGQHVEVAVFDVLGRRVAVVYEGATSNPTRLAVDASGWPAGTYIVRAQAPGGSVSRLVVRR; encoded by the coding sequence ATGCTCTGGGCGGTCCTCCTGTTCGCGGGCACACCGCCGGCCGCCACGCAGGACGCGCCCGTCGTGCTCACGGTCTCCGTCGACCACTCGGCCGACGCCCGACTCGTCCAGGGGCGGCCCGCCCTCGTCGTCGCGCAGCTCCTCCACCGCCAGGCGTTCACGCCCGAGGCGGAGCCGGTCACCGTGGTGCCGGTCGGCGGCGGGTGGGCCGGCGCGTTCCGGCTCGATGTCGCCGACGCGCAGGGCCAGCCCGCGCTGTGGCCGTTCGAGGCCGCCACCGCGCCGGCCGGGGCCGTCCAGGTCACGGGGGAGGAGGGCGCGACGTGGGCGTGGGCGCTCTCGTCCGACGCCACGGCCGCGCTCGTGCCCGGAGCCTACACCCTCCGCCTCACGCTCGATGCGATGGCGCTAGGGTTGACCGACGACGTCTCCGCGCCGATGATCGAGGTGACGGTCGAGGCCGCGCCGTCGTCGCCGACGGCCGACGACGTGGCCGCGCACGCACTCCGCGTGGCCGAGGTCGCGGCGGCCCGGGGCCGGACGGCCGAAGCCCTCGCAGCGCTGGAGGCCCTCGTGACCGAGCAGCCGTTCCACGTCGGCGCGCGGCTCCGGCAGGCGCTCCTGCTCCGGGTCGAGCGCCCGGTCGCCGCGCTCGCGGCGGTCCTGTTCGCCGTCGAAGGCCTCCCCGAGGCGGACGGGGCCGAGCCGCCCGCCGTCCTCTACGCGCTCCAGAACGAACTCGTCCACGCCGTCGAGACGGCGACCGAGTTCGAGGTCACGCTCGCGGAGAAGCCGCCGACTCACCCGCTCGCCGGCCGGGGGTCGGCGCAGGCGTTCGAGTTGGACGGGATCTCAGGCCGCGAGGTCGTCCTCCGGCGCGGCGTGACCTACACGTTCCGACTGGCGGGCGTCCCCGCCGCCACGCCATTCGGCCTCGCCACGGACGAGGCCGGGGCCGCCCCGTACACGGCGGGCGTCGTCGGCGCGCCGGCCTCGGACGGCGACTTGGTCACGGTCACGCCGGACGAGGCCACGCCGGCCGTCCTCTACTACGGGAGCCCAGAGGCGCCGTACGCCGGTTGGCGGCTCCACGTCGAGACGGCCACGCCGACGGCGGACGAGCCCGACCCGTGGGACCCGACGCAAGGCGCCCTCGCGCTCTCGCCGCCCTCGCCAAACCCGACGCACGGACCGCTCACGCTCCACCTCGCGGCGCCAGTCGGGCAGCACGTCGAGGTGGCCGTGTTCGACGTGCTCGGCCGCCGCGTCGCCGTCGTCTACGAAGGGGCGACGTCGAATCCGACCCGGCTGGCCGTCGACGCCTCGGGGTGGCCGGCAGGGACCTACATCGTCCGCGCCCAAGCCCCTGGCGGGTCGGTCTCTCGCCTCGTCGTCAGACGCTAG
- a CDS encoding ABC transporter ATP-binding protein has translation MLTISHLSKTYPGGVRALHDVSLTIEPGLFGLLGPNGAGKSTLMRTLATLQAPDTGTITFDGADVLADPVGHRRRLGYLPQDFGVYPGVSALVLLDHLAQLKGLADRAARREQVEALLAQTNLWAHRHQAVSGFSGGMRQRFGVAQALLGSPRLLIVDEPTAGLDPEERNRFYTLLASVGDDVVVLLSTHIVEDVRQLCPRVAVLAGGEVRAEGRPADLVAALDGRVWRATVDRAEADAIRAEVPVLSSQLAAGRTRLHVLADASPGPAFAPVAPDLEDVYFATLAA, from the coding sequence GTGCTGACGATCTCCCATCTCTCCAAGACGTACCCCGGCGGTGTGCGGGCGCTCCACGACGTGTCGCTCACGATCGAGCCCGGCCTCTTCGGCCTGCTCGGCCCCAACGGCGCTGGCAAGAGCACGCTCATGCGGACGCTCGCGACGCTCCAGGCGCCCGACACCGGCACGATCACCTTCGACGGCGCCGACGTGCTCGCCGACCCCGTGGGCCACCGGCGGCGCCTCGGGTACCTGCCCCAGGACTTCGGCGTCTACCCCGGCGTCTCGGCGCTCGTGCTCCTCGACCACCTCGCCCAACTCAAGGGGCTGGCGGACCGGGCCGCGCGTCGCGAACAGGTCGAGGCGCTCCTCGCCCAGACCAACCTGTGGGCCCACCGGCACCAGGCCGTCTCGGGCTTCTCGGGCGGGATGCGCCAGCGGTTCGGCGTCGCGCAGGCCCTCCTCGGGAGCCCGCGGCTCCTCATCGTCGACGAGCCGACGGCTGGGCTCGACCCCGAGGAGCGGAACCGGTTCTACACCCTCCTCGCCAGCGTCGGCGACGACGTGGTGGTGCTCCTCTCGACGCACATCGTCGAGGACGTCCGTCAGCTGTGCCCACGCGTGGCCGTGCTGGCCGGCGGCGAGGTCCGCGCCGAGGGCCGCCCGGCCGACCTCGTCGCCGCGCTCGACGGGCGCGTGTGGCGTGCGACGGTCGACCGCGCCGAGGCCGACGCGATCCGCGCCGAGGTCCCGGTCCTCTCGTCGCAGCTGGCGGCGGGGCGGACGCGGCTCCACGTCCTCGCCGACGCCTCGCCCGGGCCGGCCTTCGCGCCCGTGGCCCCCGACCTCGAAGACGTCTACTTCGCCACCCTCGCGGCCTGA
- a CDS encoding c-type cytochrome, producing the protein MPTAPNTPHRPTARRLLRIAGRAVAGLALVVAVLAVAVYGLSERRLAQRFAVPEAVLLADAETDSAAVARGAHLAVTRGCTGCHAGDLGGKVMIDDPAFARIVPTNLTPGGRLAGWTARDVDRAVRHGVAPDGRGLLLMPSHEYHGLSDRDVADLVAYLQTVRPVERALPASRVGPVGRALFLAGQVPLLPAETIPHAAPRAAAPEAGPTVAYGAYLATSCQGCHGPDLAGAPAHGPDGVPAPDLTATGTAGRWTEAAFAHALRTGLRPDAAPMDSLVMPWTMTRPMSDDDLRALYLYLRALPERPAGDPLAVSR; encoded by the coding sequence ATGCCGACCGCTCCGAACACCCCCCACCGCCCGACCGCCCGCCGGCTCCTCCGAATCGCCGGGCGCGCCGTCGCCGGGCTGGCCCTCGTCGTCGCCGTGCTCGCCGTGGCCGTCTACGGCCTCAGCGAGCGGCGTCTCGCCCAGCGGTTCGCGGTCCCCGAGGCCGTGCTCCTCGCCGACGCCGAAACCGACAGCGCCGCCGTCGCGCGGGGCGCCCACCTCGCCGTCACGCGCGGGTGCACCGGCTGCCACGCCGGCGACCTCGGCGGGAAGGTGATGATCGACGACCCGGCCTTCGCGAGGATCGTCCCGACGAACCTCACGCCGGGCGGTCGACTGGCCGGCTGGACGGCGCGGGACGTCGACCGGGCCGTCCGCCACGGCGTCGCGCCGGACGGGCGCGGGCTCCTCCTCATGCCGTCGCACGAGTACCACGGGCTCTCGGACCGCGACGTGGCCGACCTCGTGGCGTACCTCCAGACGGTCCGGCCCGTCGAGCGGGCGCTCCCCGCGAGCCGCGTCGGCCCGGTGGGGCGCGCGCTCTTCCTCGCCGGGCAGGTCCCGCTCCTCCCGGCCGAGACGATCCCGCACGCGGCGCCCCGGGCGGCGGCGCCCGAGGCCGGCCCGACCGTGGCCTACGGGGCTTACCTCGCCACGAGCTGCCAGGGGTGCCACGGCCCCGACCTCGCGGGCGCCCCGGCCCACGGCCCCGACGGCGTGCCCGCGCCCGACCTCACCGCGACCGGCACGGCCGGGCGGTGGACGGAGGCCGCGTTCGCGCACGCCCTCCGCACCGGCCTCCGCCCCGACGCCGCGCCGATGGACTCGCTCGTCATGCCGTGGACGATGACCCGGCCGATGAGCGACGACGACCTCCGCGCGCTCTACCTCTACCTCCGCGCGCTCCCCGAACGGCCGGCCGGCGATCCGCTGGCGGTCTCGCGCTGA
- a CDS encoding DUF2268 domain-containing putative Zn-dependent protease (predicted Zn-dependent protease with a strongly conserved HExxH motif) — MVCHRVALLLFASLVASRAPSAEPGLEVEFAESPTFDFAGSAPPDLAATPFTVDEKARIAEVVVDVEARSRALLADLPRRIRVVVARVDRDLSGVGGVSGRADAPGEVLIEISRRLEGGPAAAAGLRNALFHELHHQARGWTIRENRFGPGIAVAAVNEGLAEVFAEEQTGRVLAANEYPDDVDEWAREILALPNDADYVEWMFAHPDGREAIGYRTGRYLVHRAMANSGKTVLELSELSPQEIIGLAQLNP; from the coding sequence ATGGTTTGTCACCGCGTCGCGCTCCTCCTCTTCGCGTCGCTCGTCGCGTCGCGGGCGCCCTCGGCGGAGCCCGGCCTGGAGGTCGAGTTCGCCGAGAGCCCCACGTTCGACTTCGCCGGGAGTGCCCCGCCGGACCTGGCGGCCACCCCGTTCACGGTGGACGAGAAGGCGCGGATCGCGGAGGTCGTCGTCGACGTCGAGGCGAGGTCCCGCGCGCTCCTGGCGGACCTCCCCCGACGGATTCGCGTCGTGGTCGCGCGCGTGGACCGCGACCTCTCGGGCGTCGGCGGAGTGTCGGGGCGCGCGGACGCGCCAGGCGAAGTGCTCATCGAGATCTCCCGCCGGCTCGAGGGGGGGCCTGCCGCGGCGGCCGGGCTCCGGAACGCGCTTTTCCACGAGCTCCATCATCAGGCGCGGGGCTGGACCATCCGCGAGAACCGCTTCGGGCCGGGGATCGCCGTCGCGGCGGTCAATGAGGGGCTGGCCGAGGTGTTCGCCGAGGAGCAGACCGGGCGGGTGCTCGCGGCCAACGAGTACCCCGACGACGTGGACGAGTGGGCCCGCGAGATCCTGGCGCTCCCGAACGACGCGGACTACGTCGAGTGGATGTTCGCGCACCCGGACGGACGGGAAGCGATCGGCTACCGGACGGGCCGGTACCTCGTGCACCGGGCGATGGCGAACTCGGGGAAGACCGTGTTGGAGCTCTCGGAGCTCTCCCCCCAAGAGATCATCGGGCTCGCGCAGCTCAACCCGTGA